CTTCTGCCCTGGCTCCAGGCGCCCGAAACCGAACAGAGCCTCCCAGGCGGTGAGCGCGACGAGCGGCAAGCTCGCGGCCTCTGCGTGGGTGATGCGCGCAGCCTTCTTCGCCACCATCGCCTCGTCGATCGCGACGTATTCCGCGTAGCAGCCCTGCCGTCGATGGGTCGGTGAACTCACGACCTCATCTCCCACGCGGAAACGTTTGACCTTGGCTCCCACCTCCACGACGACACCCGAAACGTCGAGTCCAAGCGTCCACGGCAGGCGATAGCGGATCACCCCGCGCTGGTAGCCCCCGCGGATCTTGAAATCGACGGGATTCACGCTGCTCGCGTGGACCTCGATCAACACGTCCCTGGGGCCGCACGTAGGCTCGGTCGTGTTTTCCACCTGGAGCACACTCGGGGGGCCGTACGTATGGATTCGCGCAGCAAGCATGGTGGCGCGATATCAGGCGACCATGGCAGGTTGTCAACCTTGGGTTTTCCGCACGCTGTGCGGCGATTGGGGGTTGCCTTCAGCAGCCTCGGGTCACAGGCCAAGATTGCTGTATGGGATTACGAGACCACAAATCATCACTGCGCCCTGCTACCACGCGCCGCTTTCTCGCGGGCCCGTGTGTGAGGGCGCTTGCGGTCCTGCTCAGCGCGAGCGCCACGGTCGGCGCCCAGCAGCTCGAGGAAGAACCAGACACCGCCACTCGCGGGCTCCTCCTGGACCTCGAGCGCATCCTCGACTCCCAGGAAGGAAGCGGCTGGTTCCTCGACCAGCACGAGCTCGATGAGGCGTACCCGACGTTGCTCGAGAGCGTCTGCCGTGCCCCGACCAGCGCGCGCCAGGCGGCGCTGCGCGAGGTGGAGCGACGAGCGAAGCGTGCGGGGGATCCGCGCGCGAAGTTCGAGCGGCAGCATGAGCTCGACAGCGAAACGGAGGCGGCGCTGCACGCGACGCGACGGCTGCAGCTGCTCCAGGCGGCGCTCGACGGCGCCGAGGCGGACTGCCCGTTTTGGGTCGAGCCCGACGCCGAGTTCACGGGGCGCCAAACGGACAATGGCGGCTGGACGCTGAACCTGGAGACTGGTGGAGTGCTACAAGTGCGCCAAACGGAAGGCAGCTGGACCTATGGCGGTGGCGGCGCCGGACGCATCTTGGCTGGCAAGAACTTCGACGGTCCGCTGACGCTACTGTTTGGCGGTGAGTTTGGCGGCGGTGCGATGCTCAAGCCGAAGACGACCCCCTCTGAGTTCGTGCTCAATTATTTCCCCGCGGTACCCGTTGTGTTCCGTGTCCGCAGCGGCAGCTGGCACTACGAACTGGAGACGGCAGCCGTCAGCCTCTTCCAGGCGGACAACACCAACTTCAGCTTCGGAGGTCGCATTGGGGCCGGCATTGGACTCTGGGCTCTGCGCACTCGAAACGTCTTGCCCTGGGCAGGCTTCGCCGTCGCGTACGAGTTTTATCCCGAGGGCGGCAGCCGAGAGCGAGCGCACTTCTTCCGCGGCGGCCTGCGCGTGGGATTCAGCTTCGACGGTCAGTGAGCAGCAGAGGCAGGTGGCTTCGCGATGGCCTCCGCGGTCTGCTTGGCCGCGTCGGCTCGTTCCTTGGCGCGAGTAGCAGCTTCACCCTTTAGGCGCTTCTCGGCCGCCGCATAGCGCTTCGCCAAGTCTTGCCAGTAGCTTGCCTCCGCAACCTGCGGCGCAGTGAGCTCGAGCAGAAAGGCTGCATTGAAGGCCGCCATTGCGGCGACCTCTCCCTGGCCTCTCGCCAGGGTGTCGAGCGCCTTGACGTTTGGCTTCCAGTCACCGAAGCCTCCAAGCATCATCTTCGCGGCGTCATCCGGCGCTCCGACCATCGCCTCACCCAGAGCACTCAAGAGCTTCGCGCGAGCGCCGTAGGTCTTGTCCTTCGCAATGCCTTGGGCGACTTTGCCGGCGCGCTCGAAGTCAGCGCGCGTGAAGTAGCGCTGGCTCAAGTGGGCCAGACCGAGCGCGTAAATGTAGGTCTTTTCCGCCGGGAGCGGCTTTGCGCCGGGCGCTTCGATGCTCTGTTGCAACGTCGTGGGCAATCCACGCTCGTACACTCGGTCAAGCTCCTCCTTGAGCTTTTCCGCTGGGATCAACTTCCCGGCATAGTACGTCGGCATGGCACCGAGCCCTGCGACTTGGTCTGCGCCCTCGATTGCGGGCAACATCAGTTGCTCTAGGCGATCGATACGTCGCCCGTTGTAGAGCAACGAGAGCAAACGGTGGGCGCTACTGAGCCGGGCGTCTGCAATCGCGCCCACTTCGTGAAAGCGCCGCAGCCCCACCAGAGCCGCGTCTCGACCACGCGTCTTGCGTGGCTCGAGTGCTTGATCCAGCGCCGCGAAGTAGACTTCCTCCACGTCGCGGTCGCCCGCCATTTCCTCAGGGAGCCGAGTCTTTCGCATGAGCTCGACCATGCGCAAGTCAGCGAGTCCGGCTTGGATGGCCACCACGCCCATCGCGTAGCCGTGTAGCCCGGCTCCTTGCTTCGAGAGGCTGTCGATGGCCTTTGCCTGAGCAACCATCCACGGGGCGAGCCTCGAGCTCAAGAAGTCCAAAAATCGCGCCTTGTCGTACGGCGGCTCCAGACTCGGAGGCTCACCAGCCAGCCGGGCCAGGCGGGCGGCGACGCCGAGGCCGGTCAGCACCTCGCGCACCTCACCACTCGGCGCCGGAGCCCCCTCTGCGGGCTCGACCAGGACGTCCGCGCACTCGATCGGCGAGAGCTCCGCGACCAGCGCGCGCATCAACCCTGCTTCCACGCCCGGACAGCGCTCCCAGGCCAGCAGCTTGGTCGGAGAGGACAGACGCCCCTCGATTGCGCTGGCTATTTCCGCGGGGCATTCCTCGGCAGCCACCGGCTGCGCAAGCTGCCGACACTCGGCGCTCGGCTCGGGGATGATGTCTTCCGGCGTGGCCATCACCGGAGGCTCCGTGGGCGGCGCCACATTGGGCGCAGGTGTGGGCGCCGGAGACTCTGGAGGCGGCGGTGGAGCGCCGGCGCAAGCTGTAACGAGGCCGAGGAGTGCGACCGGGAGCAGCGACTTCATGGCCGCGAGCCTACACCAGACTGAGAGCGCTTGGGTTCTTCGACTCGGGGGCTGCGCCTCAGGCTGCTGGCGCCCCTCGAGAGAAGCGTACAGCGCCGCGCTCACACAGCTCCGCGAGCAGGCACAGCGCGCGTTCGCGCGGCAATCCCGACACATCTACGGCTTCTTCGGGGGTCATCCCCGGCTCGAGCCTCGAGAGCAGATAGGCGTGCTCGACGTTCTCCGCGTGGAGCAGCGGCGCGCTGTACTCGATGCGCCCCGTCAGGCCGTAGCAAGCGCGCGTCAGCTCTGGAAGGAAGGTGGTTAGCCCCCCAAGCCAGCGCCGTAGCTCGGGCGACAGCGCGGCCTCCGGCTCACCGCCTCCCTTCAGTAGATCCTCGAGGAGATGCAGGCTCGCCAACATGCGATCCCGGTCACCGAACACCGGCGGAGGACAGGGTTCGGTGCGTGCGACGCCGCTGGGAGGCGGAGAGCTATCCCTGACCGAAGCGCGAACCATCGGCCCGGAGTAGCGCGGAACAACCGGGATCGAGACCCGGCCCGACGCCGGCAGCGAGGAGGGGGTCACGCACGGCGTGGGCAGCTCGCGCCGCACGTCCGGGGTCATCACTCGGATCCGCGCGTGACTCGAGCGCTCGTCCTCGTCGAACGCCGCTTCGCAGGCTTCGACCGTCTCACGAAGCACGGTCGCAAACTCCAGCACGCTCCCAAAGCGCCCCTTGGGGTTCTTGCTCAACGCACGCTGGATCACGTCGTTTACTTCCACGGGGATCCAAGGCGCAAACGCCGTCAGGTCTGGGGCTGGTTCGTGCACCACGCGATACAAGATCTGCATCGGGTCATCCGCGTCGAAAGGCACGTGTCCAGACAGCATCTCGAACGCCAGCACCCCGAGTGCAAACTGATCTGCCGCTGCGTCCACCCCAGAGCGCCCCTGCGCTTGCTCGGGTGACATGTAGTCGGGAGTTCCCAGCACCACCTGTTGGCGCGTGAGCGGGCGTCCCTTCACCTTGCAGATCCCGAAGTCGAGCACCTTCACTCGCTGCTCCAAGCCGTCAACCAGCATGATGTTGTCGGGCTTGAGATCTCGGTGCACCACGCCTGCGCGATGCGCGGCGTGCAGACCCTGGGCGATCTGCGTCACCAGCCGAACGACTTCATCGGCAGCGAGCGCGCCCCGACGGTGCAGGAAGTCCCCGAGGCTCTCGCCCTCCAACAACTCGAGCACCAGATACGCATCGCCGCCGACCTCGAATGAAGCGTCGAGCAAACGCACGACGCCAGGGTGGCGCACGCGCTCAAGGGCGTGTGCTTCGAGCTCGAACCGCGCGACGACCTCGGGGCTGGCGGCAAACTCACGGGCGAGGAGCTTGATGGCTACCGGAGCCTGCGAACGCAGGTCGATGCCCTCGAACAGCACGCCCATCCCCCCGCTGTTGATGCGCGACTTCACCTGGTAGCGGCCGCCAAGAATGCGGCCTACGAGGTCGTTGGAGTCTGCACGGTGAGCGGTCATCGTCTTCCCGCAAAGCAAGGCGCGGGCCACATGCCGTGGCGCTTGTGATACGGCCAGTTCGGCCACTTGAAGGGCGCTAGGTGGGTCGCGGCGGCGCCACCGCCTTGACGTCTAGCGTCACGCGCTTGCGCCACGCGGCCTGCGACTGCGGTGTCACCGGGCGAGCGGCCTACAAAGCGTTGCCCAACCCGCAAGGCGCTGAGTACGCTGCGAACGCAGCCAGCCAGCTGGCGCCCCCTCCCGCCCCTCGAGCCGAACGTTGCTTCCAGACGACCCCGCTCTTCAAAGAGCTGAGCCGCCCGCTTTCGATCCGACCAGTCCTCACCACGGCGACCAACTGCGCCCGGGGGTGTTCGCATGATCGTGCTCGTCTTGAAGCCGCAGCGACTCTCGGACGAGCTGAAACAAACGCTCGAAGGCGCTGGCTTCGAGCTCTCTACGACCAGTGGAGCTCCCGACGTCGTGCTCTTCGACCGCTCGCACGATCTCCCAGGACTTCGGGGACGCTTCCCAGAGGCTTGGCTCGTGGAGTTGGGCGACGTCGACGCGCCCGCGCTCTTGGACGCGGACGACACGTGGCTACCTCAGGATCGCGAGCTCGGTCGTCGAGTTCGCGTCGCGGTGCAACGCACCCAGCTCAAGCAGGAGGCCCAGCTCTACCGTGAGATGGTCGAGACGTCTCCCGCCGGATTTTTCCGCACGGAACATAGCCGACTCACCTTCGTCAACGAGTCCTTCTGGCGCATGCTCGAGTACGAAGACTCGAGCACGCTCCTCGGCCAAGACGTCGTAGCGCAGTACGCCGACCCAGGGGACTGGCAAGGCCTGATCGACACGCTCAAGGATCAGAGACGGGTGAAGGCCTTCGAGATCACCGCGGTGACCAGCGCAGGCAGACATCGCCGCCTTCTGTTGTCGGCCAATCGCGCCGGCGACACGGTGGTCGGGTCGCTCGTAGACGTGACCCAGGTGAAGCGAGTCGAGGCCGATCTCAGGGCGAGTGAAGAACTGATTGAGCGCCTGCTCGACGGGGTTCCGGGTGGGGTCGTGTTCGTCGGCCTGGATGGGAGCGTGGGCATGGGGAACGCAGAGGCTCAACGCATCCTGGGCCTCTCCTATGACGAGCTCACCCAGCGCTACGTAACCGACTTCAGCACTGTCACGCTCCGCGAAGACGGCAGCCCACTCCCCGCTGAAGAGTACCCGGTCAGTCAGGCGTTGCTGACCGGACGAGAACAGCCTCCGATGGTGATTGGAGTTCGCACACCCGACGGTGAACTCAGCTGGGCGGTGTTCAAGGCGGTCCCCGTCCGCGATCCAGAAACCGGCGAGCACACCGGAGCGTTGGTGACCATCCTGGACATTACCGCAAGGAAACGTGCGGAGGAGAACGTCCAGCGCAGCGAAAATCGCTACCGCGAGCTGGTCGAGCGCTCCCCTGACCCGATCTCGATCGTGGTTAAGGGCAAGATTGCTTTCGCCAATCGCACCGCGCTTGGGCTCGTTCGAGCGAACGCTGCGAGCGACGTGATCGGTCGTTCGGTCTTCGACTTCTTCGACCCGGCGCGGCGCGAGGCTCTGAACCATCGCAGCCTGGAAATCCTGGATGGAGCGAGCCTGGCGCCGTTCGAAGAGCGGCTACTTCGCCTCGATGGAACTGACGGTTGGGTGGAGCTGTCAGCTACGGCGGTCACGTTCGAAGGTGAACGAGCCTTGTTCGTCTCGTCTCGAGACATCACGGCGCGCCGAGATGCCGAGAACCGTCTGCGTCGGTACGAGGCGCAGATGCAGCACACACAGAAGCTCGAGTCTCTGGGCATTCTCGCGGGAGGCATCGCGCACGACTTCAACAACCTCCTGGTAGCGATCGTGGGCAACGCCGACCTCGCGCGGCTGCGCCTGGGGAACACCTCTCCCGCGCTGGAGTGCCTCGATCGCATCCAGGCGGCGGCCCAGCGCGCAACCGATCTCACGAACCAGATGTTGGCCTACTCGGGCAAGAGCCGCTTCGTCGTCACGGAGGTCGACCTAAGCCAGCTGGTGGCAGAGATGAGCGAGCTTCTCGGCAGCGTGATCTCCAAGCGAGCGACCCTACACCGCGATCTCGCGGAGGGACTGCCAGCGGTCGAGGCCGACCCCACTCAGCTGGGACAGGTCGTGATGAACCTCATCACGAATGCGTCTGATGCACTGGAGGGTAGCGAGGGCGACGTCTTCGTGTCGACGCGACTCGTGGACGTGGACCGCGGATTCCTGCAGCAGACCTATCTCGACGAAGGCCTGCCGGAGGGGCGATACGTCTGCCTCGAAGTTCGCGACACTGGCTGCGGGATGGACGAAACGACCCGCTCGAAAATCTTCGATCCATTCTTCACGACCAAGGCGACGGGGCGCGGCTTGGGCCTCGCGGCAACGCTCGGCATCGTCCGTGGGCACCGCGGCGCGATGCGCATCGACACCGAGATCGGCTCAGGCACCCTGTTTCGCATCTATTTTCCCTGCAGCAATGCACCCTCGAGTCGCGCGCCAAGCTACGCCACGAGCATCCCGCCCAAGGCCATGGCCGGCGCGGGGATCTTGGTAGTCGACGATGAAGCACCGTTGCTCGAGGTGCTGCGCGAACAGCTGGCCGGCATGGGATTCCGCGTGCTGACCGCTGAAAGCCAGCAGCAAACCTTGGAGCTTCTCGCTAGAACGGAGTCGATGGTCGATGTAGCCCTGGTCGACGTAAGTCTGGCGAGTGGAGGCGAAGGCCGGCTCTTGCGGCAACTGATCGACATCGCTCCGCGCCTACCCATCGTGCTGACCAGTGGCTACACCGAACACGAGATGCGCGAGCGCGTCGGGGGCCCGTTGGACCAAGTCGTGGGTTACCTGCAAAAGCCGTACACCCACGCGACCCTCAAGCGCGCCTTGGGTCGAGCGCTGCGCTGAGGCCCGCTGCTTCTCCAGATGCGGCGCGCCAGCACGTGATGGGAAACTGGTTGAGCCAGCTTCCCATCAAGCACCGTACATGGCCTCGCCGTAGCAACACTGAGCGGTCGACCCGCGCGGCCCGGATTCGGCCGGGGCGACTCGGTTACACGCCCTGACGGGTCGCTGAAGAATCTTAGCGAGAGCGTTTCTAATTCGTTCAGCCTGATTTAGGGTGCCCCGCGCATGGCTAACCCTCAACTGTTTCACCGCCTGTTGATCGCAAACCGGGGAGAGGTCGCCGTTCGCATCGCTCGCGCCTGCGACGCTTTGGGCATTGAGCCAGTCTTCGCTTACTCGGAAGCGGATCGACACGCGGCGTACCTCGAGGGGCGCCGCGGCGTGTGTCTTGGGCCGGGGCGCGCTTCGGATAGCTATCTCGATGCCGCTCGGGTCGTTCAAGCCGCCAAGCAGACCGATTGCTCGGCGCTACACCCAGGCTGGGGTTTCCTCTCGGAAAATTCAGCCTTTGCGAGCCTATGCGAGGCGCACGGCGTCAGCTTCGTCGGGCCTCCCGCTCACGTGATGCACCTGATGGGAACCAAGTCGCCCGCCAAGCGCGCGATGAGGCAGGCTGGCCTGACGCTGATCCCGGGAAGTGATGGCCCACTGCGCTCCGCGGAGCACGCAAAGAGCGTCGCAGAAGAGGTCGGCCTACCCGTGCTGATCAAGGCTGAGAGTGGCGGTGGTGGTCGCGGTATGAAGATCGTCCGCCAGCTCGCCGAGATGGAGGAGGCGTTTCACGCCGCTCAGCGCGAGGGTCAGGCGTTCTTCGGGGACCCGCGTGTCTACCTGGAGAAGCTGGTCGAGGGTGGGCGCCATATCGAGATCCAGGTGATCGCAGATCGCTACGGCAACGTCTGCCACTTGGGTGAACGCGACTGCACGATCCAGCGCAACCACCAGAAGTTGATCGAAGAGTCACCCTCCCCGGTGTTGGACGACGCAGAGCGCGAGCGCACCCTGCAAAGCGCGGTGAAGGCAGTTCGGGACATCGGCTATGTCGGCGCCGGAACTTTGGAGTTCCTGCTAGACACCCAGAGCGCTGCCCCGGGACAACCCGCGGTCCTGCGCTTCATGGAGATGAACACCCGCCTGCAGGTGGAGCACTGCGTGAGCGAGATGCGCAGTGGAATCGACTTGGTAAGGGAGCAACTGCTGGTCGCCGCCGGGCACCCGCTAAGCTTCGAGCAGGCGGATATCAAGCTCAGCGGACATGCGATCGAGTGCCGTATCAACGCTGAGGACCCGAGCCTTGGCTTTCGTCCGTCCCCGGGCACCATCAGCAAATGGAAGCTCCCGGACCTTCGTGACGGCAGTATCCGCGTGGATACTCACGTCCTCGAGGGTTATACAATTCCACCTCACTACGACAGCCTCATCTGCAAGGTCATTGCCCACGCGGACGACCGCGAGGCGGCGACCCGAACGATGCTCGAAGCATTGGGGGAGCTGGAGTGTGAAGGCGTGAAGACCACCATCCCAATGCACCAAGCCGTACTCGCTTCGGCGGAGTTTGCAGAGAACCGCTACGACACGTCCAGCATCCCCGGAGGGAGCTACCTCGCGCGCGCCTAGCGCTGCGCAGCTCTTTCCCTTGAGTGCCGCTCGAAGCGCGAGCCCGCACACGCCCTGCAACGGTGTTCGTCCGCGTCGACGAAAACGGAGTCGAACAGACACATGGCCCACATCCCCTTGAGTCCCATCGGTAAGCCACGCGCAGCCGCGTTGGACGACCAAAGCTACAATCAAAACCTCGAACGGGCTGTGCAGCTCGAGGAGCGCCTCATGGCTCGACGCGCGGAGGTCCACGCCGGCTGGGGCGAGAAATACAAAGAACGCGTTCACGCGAAGGGCAAGCTCACCGCTCGAGAGCGCATCGAGCTCTTGAAGGATCCGGACTCACGCATCTTCGAGGTTGGCACCTTCGTAAACTTCGAAGACGAGTTCCCCGGCGGCCTGAAGTCTCCAGGCGCTGGTGTCGTCACGGCCTTTACGCTGGTGAGTGGGCGCTGGTGTATGGTGATCGCCAACGACAACACGGTGGCTTCCGGTTCCTGGTGGCCGCGCACGCCGGAGAAGATCCAGCGCGCGCAGACCATGGCGCTACGCCTGCGCATCCCCACGCTCTACCTCGTCGACTGCAGCGGCCTGTTCCTCCCGGAACAGTCCAAGAGCTTTCCAGGCGCGCACGGCGCGGGCCACATCTTCAAGATGAATAGCCTGCTGTCCGCCCACGGCGTCCCGCAAATCGCCGGAGTGTTCGGCGACTGCATCGCCGGTGGCGGGTACATGCCCATCATCAGTGATCGCGTGTACATGACCGAGCAGGCGTATATGGTGATCGCCGGCGCAGCGCTGATCAAAGGCGCTAAGAGCCAGAAGATGACGAGCCTAAGCATCGGTGGCCCGGAGGTGCACGTACATCAAAGCGGATGCGCCGACGTTCGGGTCCCCAACGACGACGTGCTGATCGATTGCATGCGTCGGGAGGTCGAACGGCTACCGACCAGCGCAGCGGAGTTCTACCGTCACGGCTCAGGGGCGATGCCGCCTCGCGAGCCAGCGAGCGAGCTGCTCGGTCTGCTTCCAACCGACCACCGCGTCGCGTACGACGCGAACCAGGTGCTTGCCCGGTTGTGTGATCAGAGCCTGTTCTGGGAAGTGCTGCCAGAGGTTGGCGAAGAGATGATTTGCGGCGTCGGACGCGTCGGCGGGCTCTACGCTGGATTCGTCATCAATCGCCAAGGTTTAGTGGGAGATCCAGAACACCCCGGCAAGCAGAGGCCCTCTGCGATTTTATACCGTGCCGGGATCGCGAAGATCTCCGCATTCTCCCGCGCGTGCAACGCAGACGGCATCCCGCTGATTTGGCTGCAAGACATCTCCGGCTTCGACATCGGGCTCGAAGCGGAACGTCAGGGGCTCCTGGCCTACGGTTCGAGCCTCATCTACACGAACTCGACGAACGATGTGCCGATGTTCACCGTGTTGCTGCGTAAGGCATCGGGCGCCGGCTACTACGCCATGAGCGGCCTGCCGTACGACCCGGTCGTGCAGCTATCCACGCCGATCTCCAGGCTGAGCGTGATGGAGGGGCGCACGCTGGCCATCGCCGCGTACAATACCAAGCTCGACGACGACTTCGAGATCATCACCAAGGACGCCGAGGAGCGGGCGAACATCGAAGCCGGCATGAAGCAAGTAGAGCAGCGTATCGAGGGCGATATGGACCCATACGTTGCCGCACGGCAAATGGACACCGATGAGATCGTGTCCCTTGGCGAGTTGCGCGCGTACCTTGAGATGCTCGTCGAAGCTAGCTACCAGAACACAGGTAGTCGACGCATCAAGAACCCGCGTATCTGGTCGCTGCATGACCTCGCCGTGTTGGTTCAGGAGGTGCGGTAATGAGCAGCCGGCTACACGCTGAACACCTGCAGGTCGGTAGCTCTGCGCTGGAAGCTGGGCGTGTCCGACTCACGTCACCCGGAGTGGGCCTGGTACGTGGTCTGCCGCGCCCAGGCGCTCTCGTTACCGCGGGGCAACGCATCGGGGAACTGGTCGTGCTCGGCAAGCTCGTGATCCTGGAGGCGCCCCAGGGAGTCCACGGCATCGTCAGCGGCGAGCGTCGGCGGACCTATGCAGCGAAGCTCCCGGTCGGTTTTGGCGACGCACTACTGGAACTCGAGCCGGTCACCCAAGGCGATCTGCAGAACACGGAGGCGGCCGCTGGGGCGAGCCTCGGCCTAGTGTTCCGGGCACCTACCTCGGGCCGGTTTTACACTCGACCGGGACCCGACCAAGACGTGTTCGTCGCCGGGGGACAGGAGATCCAGACCGGGCACAACGTCTGCCTGCTCGAAGTCATGAAGACGTTCAACCGTATCGCCTACGGCGGGGACGGGCTGCCCGCCAAGGCGCGGGTCGTGCGGATACTCCCTGCCGACGGCGATGACGTGGAGCAAGGCGATCCGCTGTTGGAACTCGAGGCAGTCGAGTGACGGTTCACCTCGGTAGCTAGGCGAGTATGCTCTCTGCATGACGAGAGCAACGGCCAGCGAACGGAGTCGTCATCAGGTGCGCGACCGAGAGGTTCGCATCCCGCTCGCAGAGGGGCACACCATGCGTGGCTACCTCGCCGAGCCTCACGAGCTCGAGCAGACGCCAGGCGTCT
This portion of the Polyangiaceae bacterium genome encodes:
- a CDS encoding serine/threonine protein kinase, whose protein sequence is MTAHRADSNDLVGRILGGRYQVKSRINSGGMGVLFEGIDLRSQAPVAIKLLAREFAASPEVVARFELEAHALERVRHPGVVRLLDASFEVGGDAYLVLELLEGESLGDFLHRRGALAADEVVRLVTQIAQGLHAAHRAGVVHRDLKPDNIMLVDGLEQRVKVLDFGICKVKGRPLTRQQVVLGTPDYMSPEQAQGRSGVDAAADQFALGVLAFEMLSGHVPFDADDPMQILYRVVHEPAPDLTAFAPWIPVEVNDVIQRALSKNPKGRFGSVLEFATVLRETVEACEAAFDEDERSSHARIRVMTPDVRRELPTPCVTPSSLPASGRVSIPVVPRYSGPMVRASVRDSSPPPSGVARTEPCPPPVFGDRDRMLASLHLLEDLLKGGGEPEAALSPELRRWLGGLTTFLPELTRACYGLTGRIEYSAPLLHAENVEHAYLLSRLEPGMTPEEAVDVSGLPRERALCLLAELCERGAVRFSRGAPAA
- a CDS encoding PAS domain S-box protein, coding for MIVLVLKPQRLSDELKQTLEGAGFELSTTSGAPDVVLFDRSHDLPGLRGRFPEAWLVELGDVDAPALLDADDTWLPQDRELGRRVRVAVQRTQLKQEAQLYREMVETSPAGFFRTEHSRLTFVNESFWRMLEYEDSSTLLGQDVVAQYADPGDWQGLIDTLKDQRRVKAFEITAVTSAGRHRRLLLSANRAGDTVVGSLVDVTQVKRVEADLRASEELIERLLDGVPGGVVFVGLDGSVGMGNAEAQRILGLSYDELTQRYVTDFSTVTLREDGSPLPAEEYPVSQALLTGREQPPMVIGVRTPDGELSWAVFKAVPVRDPETGEHTGALVTILDITARKRAEENVQRSENRYRELVERSPDPISIVVKGKIAFANRTALGLVRANAASDVIGRSVFDFFDPARREALNHRSLEILDGASLAPFEERLLRLDGTDGWVELSATAVTFEGERALFVSSRDITARRDAENRLRRYEAQMQHTQKLESLGILAGGIAHDFNNLLVAIVGNADLARLRLGNTSPALECLDRIQAAAQRATDLTNQMLAYSGKSRFVVTEVDLSQLVAEMSELLGSVISKRATLHRDLAEGLPAVEADPTQLGQVVMNLITNASDALEGSEGDVFVSTRLVDVDRGFLQQTYLDEGLPEGRYVCLEVRDTGCGMDETTRSKIFDPFFTTKATGRGLGLAATLGIVRGHRGAMRIDTEIGSGTLFRIYFPCSNAPSSRAPSYATSIPPKAMAGAGILVVDDEAPLLEVLREQLAGMGFRVLTAESQQQTLELLARTESMVDVALVDVSLASGGEGRLLRQLIDIAPRLPIVLTSGYTEHEMRERVGGPLDQVVGYLQKPYTHATLKRALGRALR
- a CDS encoding ATP-grasp domain-containing protein → MANPQLFHRLLIANRGEVAVRIARACDALGIEPVFAYSEADRHAAYLEGRRGVCLGPGRASDSYLDAARVVQAAKQTDCSALHPGWGFLSENSAFASLCEAHGVSFVGPPAHVMHLMGTKSPAKRAMRQAGLTLIPGSDGPLRSAEHAKSVAEEVGLPVLIKAESGGGGRGMKIVRQLAEMEEAFHAAQREGQAFFGDPRVYLEKLVEGGRHIEIQVIADRYGNVCHLGERDCTIQRNHQKLIEESPSPVLDDAERERTLQSAVKAVRDIGYVGAGTLEFLLDTQSAAPGQPAVLRFMEMNTRLQVEHCVSEMRSGIDLVREQLLVAAGHPLSFEQADIKLSGHAIECRINAEDPSLGFRPSPGTISKWKLPDLRDGSIRVDTHVLEGYTIPPHYDSLICKVIAHADDREAATRTMLEALGELECEGVKTTIPMHQAVLASAEFAENRYDTSSIPGGSYLARA
- a CDS encoding propionyl-CoA carboxylase, with the protein product MAHIPLSPIGKPRAAALDDQSYNQNLERAVQLEERLMARRAEVHAGWGEKYKERVHAKGKLTARERIELLKDPDSRIFEVGTFVNFEDEFPGGLKSPGAGVVTAFTLVSGRWCMVIANDNTVASGSWWPRTPEKIQRAQTMALRLRIPTLYLVDCSGLFLPEQSKSFPGAHGAGHIFKMNSLLSAHGVPQIAGVFGDCIAGGGYMPIISDRVYMTEQAYMVIAGAALIKGAKSQKMTSLSIGGPEVHVHQSGCADVRVPNDDVLIDCMRREVERLPTSAAEFYRHGSGAMPPREPASELLGLLPTDHRVAYDANQVLARLCDQSLFWEVLPEVGEEMICGVGRVGGLYAGFVINRQGLVGDPEHPGKQRPSAILYRAGIAKISAFSRACNADGIPLIWLQDISGFDIGLEAERQGLLAYGSSLIYTNSTNDVPMFTVLLRKASGAGYYAMSGLPYDPVVQLSTPISRLSVMEGRTLAIAAYNTKLDDDFEIITKDAEERANIEAGMKQVEQRIEGDMDPYVAARQMDTDEIVSLGELRAYLEMLVEASYQNTGSRRIKNPRIWSLHDLAVLVQEVR